A single region of the Methylocystis echinoides genome encodes:
- a CDS encoding glutathione S-transferase N-terminal domain-containing protein: MIDLYYWPTPNGHKITIFLEETGLVYRIMPVDIAKGDQFKPDFLAISPNNRMPAIVDHAPADGGAEIALFESGAILLYLAEKTGRLLPDDMRGRLRVLQWLFWQVGGLGPMAGQNHHFGKYAPARIPYAIDRYNKETARLYGVLDRELAKGPFIAGEYSIADIACYPWIVPHHDQGQDLDDFPRVKRWFESIRSRPAVTRAYAAGAPYERRRPDFDALEREILFGQGAARPAEK; the protein is encoded by the coding sequence ATGATCGATCTCTACTACTGGCCGACCCCTAATGGCCATAAAATCACGATCTTCCTCGAGGAGACGGGCCTCGTTTACCGAATCATGCCGGTCGATATCGCCAAGGGCGATCAGTTCAAGCCCGATTTTCTGGCCATCTCGCCCAACAACCGCATGCCCGCCATCGTCGACCATGCGCCGGCCGACGGCGGAGCGGAGATCGCGCTGTTCGAATCGGGCGCCATCCTGCTCTATCTCGCCGAGAAGACCGGCCGGCTCCTGCCCGACGACATGCGCGGGCGGCTGCGCGTGCTGCAATGGCTGTTCTGGCAGGTGGGCGGGCTCGGCCCCATGGCGGGCCAAAATCACCATTTCGGCAAATATGCGCCCGCCCGCATTCCCTACGCCATCGACCGTTACAACAAGGAAACCGCCCGCCTCTATGGCGTGCTCGACCGCGAGCTGGCCAAGGGGCCCTTTATCGCCGGAGAGTATTCGATCGCCGATATCGCCTGCTATCCCTGGATTGTGCCGCATCACGATCAGGGGCAGGATCTCGACGACTTCCCCCGCGTGAAGCGCTGGTTCGAATCCATCCGATCGCGTCCCGCCGTCACCCGCGCCTATGCCGCGGGCGCACCCTATGAGCGGCGGCGTCCCGATTTCGACGCGCTGGAGCGCGAGATTCTTTTCGGTCAGGGGGCCGCGCGCCCCGCGGAAAAATAA